A region from the Triticum aestivum cultivar Chinese Spring chromosome 3D, IWGSC CS RefSeq v2.1, whole genome shotgun sequence genome encodes:
- the LOC123079107 gene encoding protein Mpv17 has translation MKAIGSGGEWWWNLPSLRRKNESRRRGRRNQDARGRRRGPPREPLSSSSSDSVGQSRGWPLEFPFQQAVTAACLTLTGDTMAQVHRRIVDRRKRGPEPDSKALVPDLLLNHDWLRGLRIASYGFLLYGPGSYAWYQFLDKSMPKQTLATLSAKVLLNQIVLGPCVISVIFAWNNLWLGKLSELPSKYQNDALPTLLDGFKFWIPVSIVNFGLIPLPARVAFMSSCSIFWNFYLSTTMNK, from the exons ATGAAAGCCATCGGAAgcggcggcgagtggtggtggAACCTCCCGTCTCTCCGCCGCAAGAACGagtcgcgccgccgcggccgccgcaaCCAAGACgctcgcggccgccgccgcgggcccccGCGGGAGCCgctctcgtcgtcgtcgtcggactCCGTCGGCCAAAGCCGTGGCTGGCCCCTCGAATTCCCGTTCCAGCAGGCGGTGACTGCCGCCTGCCTCACCCTCACCGGCGACACAATGGCGCAGGTCCACCGCCGCATCGTCGACCGCCGGAAACGCGGCCCCGAACCCGACAGCAAG GCTCTTGTGCCGGATCTATTGCTCAACCACGATTGGCTTCGTGGGCTTCGTATAGCATCTTACGGATTTCTTCTCTATGGTCCTGGCTCATATGCATGGTATCAGTTTCTCGACAAAAGCATGCCCAAGCAAACACTCGCGACTCTGTCCGCTAAG GTCCTACTGAACCAGATTGTTCTTGGTCCATGTGTTATCTCTGTAATTTTTGCCTGGAATAACTTGTGGTTAGGAAAATTGTCAGAATTGCCATCTAAGTATCAGAATGACGCCCTTCCCACTCTTCTCGATG GGTTCAAATTTTGGATTCCAGTATCGATTGTTAACTTTGG GTTGATTCCTTTGCCTGCTCGTGTTGCCTTCATGTCCTCTTGTTCCATCTTCTGGAACTTCTATTTGTCGACCACAATGAACAAATGA